The DNA sequence GTATAATCAGATTGAAACATTGCATTACGAACAGAAGATAATGTCATCCAACACAAGATTAATTAGGTACCTGTCGGAGGCACTTCTTCATGTCCTAGTTGTTTAATCTCCCTCCCtccctttttaattaaaatattataggaATCTCCATGGAAATGTTAAGCATGATTATATGGGTTGCTTCGTCCTCACCTCCTCCACCTACtgcttcctcttttttttttttttttaatttgttaaaaaagtaCAATAACTACAAAACATTGTAGCTAGGActttacccaaaaaaaaaaaattgtagctaGGAAGCATGTACTAGTGCTAGAACAACCCTGATGCATTgtatttgagaagaaaaatattacttttagcTAAGTAGTACTTTTAATTCTCATATAATTCACGTGCCTTAAttcaatactttattttttggtttcccTTTCCCAcatgtatttttctttgaagataATCATGCATGTTTGATATATTGTCAAACGctaaatatgaatatatgtttcaataagaattcaaattttattttaccatGTTCTGGGTGacactttctcttctcttcaacTCAACTCTAATTGGTGACCTTAATTTAGTACTATATAgtcatatatatagaaaatagatatgatgattttgatgtcattttacattattaaagaattaaattaatgtcACCTGTATTTGTGCAGGTGAATGTTGAtctaactttttgaaaaataaaatgaatatttacttTTCAGTGTCATTATTAATATAGTcgaatttttatcaaataatccGTTAATGATATtatctcaaaatattttttaattaattgagattatatttttattttattatttttatattaaattttaatgaatgacactttggaaaaatatttattttttaaatacaaataatagaattaaatgacattaattattttttaattagtgtaaaaattgattaattttctttataccTGAATGACATATATGTTAAATTGTATTACCGCTATTTTTCATTATCATAattgtaatataaatttttaactaataattacaaatttttagtttttccaCAAAATAGACTCTTTCAAtgcatagttttttaaaaaaaaataaaaaattaaaagtcttCCGTGCATAAATATTTAAGTGAATAGATAATTTAATCTCtgagattgtacccattttgcatattagtttctaacttaatattaaattcaaaatagtccatatctttgcataagtgttgcaaaatagtcctttcgttaaattttaaagtaacgccgttagtgaggtcaattttagtgccacgtggactaTCTACGTGGCATtaaaggatgacgtggcatgacaCGTGAACATGCCTGatgtcacgtcatttgatgataacaaaacgagtaaataggTAATTTAAtccctgactttgtacccctgttgcatattagtctctaacttaatgaaaaattcaaaataatctctATCTTTTGTATAAGTGTTGCAAAACAGTCCCTAACTTAAAAGATGCTAGAAATCATGCTTAAAGTGTCCATGCATTGCAAAGGTTGTGTCTAGCACGATTTCTGGCAGCGCAGATTCCTCCTTGGAttccttgtcatcttttgattcctctagttttttctcttcttctttcttttcttcttcatttgcttttttctcctccactttgttttcctctggttttttctcttcttattcaaaacacacaaaaaaatcagaacccaaaatgatacattgatggtaattgaagaaaaaaaaagaggaaaagagaatggttatGCAGACCTCGCCCATTGGTGTTGACAGCTACAGAGATAAGGTTGTTGCTGtggatttttggttctttttatttgtgcaagtgtgtgtgagttctttttcgtatatatgcctcaattggttcaaaaccatcaaatttgaagaagttactcattctatcatcatcaaatggcgtgacactaaaattgaccttaCTAACaacattactttaaaatttaacggaaggactgttttgcaatacttatgtaaaagatagggactattttgaatttttcattaagttagggactaatatgcaacaagggtacaaagtcagggactaaattgtctatttactcattttgttatcatcaaatgacgtggcatcaggcacgtccacgtgtcatgccacgtcatcctttagtgccacgtggaTAGTACacgtgacactaaaattgacctcactaacggcgttactttaaaatttaacggaaggactattttgcaacacttatgcaaagatagagactaatttgaatttaatattaagttagggactaatatgcaaaataggtacaatctcagggactaaattgtccATTCACTCTAAATATTTAGCTTTATTacacttttaatcttttaggtattataattgtttaattttgatctttttaaaTTCCAATTGTACAAGTTGATTCTTGAGGAGTATCATAATTATGCGATATTAGTTTTTCAGTCAatcttcaattaaatttttaaccaattttgcttataaaaatgTCGTGACTGTTTGACATAAAAATTGTAAAGACTGAATTATAccttagaagaaataaaaatattgttaaatcaTGTCAAACAATATGTGTCTTGTCATGTTATGGACAGTTATCTAATTTACATCAAAGTTGGACAGTTGCAATACTTATAAGAACTaattaatacaattaaaatctaaaatactTAAATCATCTATCAATTACATTATCTTATAAACAAAAGTGCAATTAAACCTAAATATTTATAAGTGAGGGACGAAGCTGCGACGAAGCTGCACGACTCAACCATCCAACCAATCACAATGTTACCTTATCCCGCTCCCGCCacccaaaagaaaatataattattttcaatcagCATTCcaataactttatttattattattattattattattataaatcacAGTTCGAGAAGATAATTTAAGCCTTGCACGCCTCTAAATCCAAACCAACAagaaaagcaaagaaaaaaaaaatattaaacccaATGGGTTGGTTTCCACTACTGTGAATAATTCATTAGTAACAGTACTATCAAGAGCATTGTACTATTGCTATTACACATTGACTAAATAATGAgcataatataagtataaatataaatataaatatatatagagagagagacatAGTCAACATTATacaccttatatatatatatatatcaatcagCTAAAGATCATTGCTCAGTGGTGATCTTCCTTGTTTGTGAATTCTATTCTATTCTATTCTATCAgcactttcaagtttcaagacaGCAAGCATATCATACAAACCTTGTCCCTTGTCATTATACTTTCACTGAAATCCAAGTCAGAGTCAATTCTCAGTGTCTCACTTCCCAAAATTCTTCACCCTTTTGGCCTTTTTTCCCATTCAGAAAATATGATTCAGTTCAATACAACCAAGATGAAAAAGTGGATGTTTTCACACTGATCTTCTCCTTAAACCCCGCCaagttagtttttctttttcttttcccttgcCTAATGGAAGTTATGTCAAACACCATCATCAAGCAAAGCAACAACATAGCAATTTCACAAGGCaccatccattttcaaaaactTTCTTTCTGGTTCGCCCCTCGAACTCGTCCACCGGGTTAATTTTCCTTCTGATCTTTCTCTTGTAGCTCCACTCCACTAAAAGGGTTTTcaaaggttttaaaaaacctCTACCATAGCAATTTCAACTACAAAAGTCAAGGATTTTAGACTAATCGCAATTCGTGATTGTAACTGTGGTTGCATCGGCTGTATTTGttggtaatttttttacaacatcaagtatcaaaataaaactgCAACCAcgactgcaatttaaaacctttagGACTATGGTTTACTCCTTCTATGACaaaacctcttcttcttctggCTCCGATATTTCGGGGTTGTTCAATCCTACTTTGCATAACCTTGGAGCTTGCAATGACTTGTCATCATCACCACATTCTTTGGTATTTGAGAGTGATAAGGGAGAGCTGGTGAAGTGCCTTGCAGCTGCAAAGGTAGGGAAGAGTGAGATTTGTGAGGCCAAAGCTTTGGCTGCTTTGAAGAACCACAGTGAAGCagagaggaggaggagggagaGAATAAACGGTCATCTTGCAACACTACGTGGCCTTGTGCCATCCACTGAAAAGGTATGTTTTTTATtccttccttttccttcttttggaaactttatcttttattgtGCATGGCTTCTTATAACATTGAATTACTTTGGCTTTTTAGTTTCGTCACTTCACTTTGATTGTATAATTGGTTACTGACGGATACAGAAAATTTAAGTTGTGAGGGTAGCTagtattcatatatataaattgaggAATGATAGTAGTTAGCATCACACTCTCTAACACACTCTCTACACACTCTCTTtggttatttaaaattgattaaaaattataaaatcatgacATAGAATCATTAAATAGGATCTGTGGGTGTAAAACTtggtaattttcaataaatttcaatcaatataGAAGAGATTAAGTTAGAAAATGTGTTCATAACATTTCTTGTATAGATTTGTGGgagtaatatttatattatgcattttacttattttttttacattttttagggcaatttattattattattattattattattattattattatgaaaaattaagaagttTGTGGGCATAGCTGCCTCCAACTCTGTGAACCTcgacttttatataaattacccTACTTGAAAGATTATGATCAAAATGGATTTACTGATATAACATTTCTAAATTTTGTTATCTAGCCAGTTCTTGCATAAGAACCGTGAcaatgtttatataaaaatgtatattatgttggtgatatgaaaagaaaatagattttCTGGTAGGTTGAAACTTGGTGAGAAAGGATCAGTCTTCGTTGTTTGTTTAAGAACTGGTTTAAGTTTGAAGAAGGATGAAAACACAAGCTATCCTATCTGGGAGAGTTGAGAATAAAAGATTTTGAGCAAGGAAACATATATTAAGTTATCAATCTGCTGCTTGACATAAAAACCTTTTGACATATTAGTCCAGTTTTATACACAATGTTCAGTTACTTACGGTAATTTTATTTTCGGTTATGTCATAATGCTTGTGGCTGTGAATGTACATTTCCCTTTCATGCTGTATAATAGTTTTGAAAATAGTATGGAGCTCAAGTCTGCTGTACAAGTTTTAAGGTTTGAAGCACATCATTGTAATTATTGTAGTTAAATTAAGGGCTTTTGATTGCATCATTCTTGTCCTTGTGTGGTCAACTAGGTATATGGGAGTTGCTACTTAGCTAGAGTCAACTATCAAGGTGCATCACTTGATTATGTAAtgttgaattatttattatgtatgaCATACACATCCTCACTTATTATAGTTcatgatataatatatattgttttatgaTCTCATATTCTATATTCCCAAAGTGGAAATCCTTCATTTATTATTCAATAAGTTATATACACTAAAACCAGATGGTTCCTCTTTGTGCCCCCACGTCATTAGGGGAATATTACTTGCCATGGATTATTCTAGTTGTGTTTTGTTCATTTAATTGTGCAGGTGTCCAAATATAGCTCtgctattaatattattatatttgttaaaagGTTACTGGTTTTGGTTGGATTGAGTTCTAGGAAATACTTTTACAAAAAAGCAAAGGAAGAAGGCAATGAGTTTTTTTGGGGGGTTTTCCTTGAACAAGTCATGAaccaaattataaaacatttttttttattggcaaattataaaacattaagcaCTGTAGAATGTCAATTTTGACtaggtattttaatttgatggTCCTTAACTtaggggagaaaaaaaaaaaggagcatAAATGTCATCACTAGAATCAGATTGATAAGGTATTCTTATCAAGTGTTGTTGTAGACATGCCAGCTGTTGTTCTGGGTGTCATATGACAGAGTCAGTTTCTTTAAGTATTTATGAGATTTTTTGTGGTTTGCATGTTTTGTCTTGTTTAGTTGTACAGCCATATTCTGTTTGTTGGCTAACTGATAAATGGTGATGTGGTGTGGGACATGGAAGGAAAACCCTCATAAATTTTAAGCATTGGATAATCAAAACTGGTTAGTGGTTAGAGTTAGACACTTAGTTTAATCAACTAccttaattaactaattactGGGTTTGGCCTCTCTTGCAATGGAGTTATCAAAATGATTTAAGTCTTCATTATCAAAGGACCAATCAACTTGAGTTATCACGTATCACTTATCAACCTAATAAGCTTATGCTGAAGTCATGTTGATAGCTAGATGAGGCGATAAAGAAACAATAGTCGtagtaatttaattcataagGTCACTTTccttgtaataaaaataaagttattttagtGAGTAcctgactaaaaaaattatgctacTTTCTTCtttaataaaacatttgttAGAATgtgatgattttgattttgattttgatttcgcGGGTCAATTGTTACTCTTTAGATGGATAAAGCCACTTTACTGGCTGAAGTGATTAGCCAAGTGAAGGAGTTGAAGAAAAATGCAGCGGAAGTAAGCAAGGGTTTTCTGATTCCAAAGGATGCTGATGAAGTGAAAGTTGAACCATATAATGATCATGAAGGAGGAGAAGGATCCATGTCTTACAGTGCAACTATCTGCTGTGATTTCAGACCTGAAATACTATCTGACCTAAGACAGACCCTTGATTCCCTTCCACTGCATCTAGTCAAGGCAGAAATTTCAACTTTGGCAGGTAGGATGAAGAATGTGTTTGTCTTCACTTGTTGCAAAGAAAACATTAATaatattgattttgaaaaatgccAAGCTCTTGCAAGTACTGTTCACCAGGCACTATGTTCTGTGATGGAAAAGGCTTCTGCCTCACTGGATTTCTCACCAAGAACATCACATGCAAGCAAGAGGAGAAGACTATGCTTTATTGAAACATCCAATTCCACATGCAACCATGGGTCTTGTTTGTGCTGATGTCAAGAATTTGATGTGTTATGTTATCTGTTTCTGCTGCAAGTGTTAGAGTGTGGTATtaacatttcttattttttgagGAATGCTAACAACACAACTGATAGTATATTGTTTAATATGTTTTCTATTATTGGGTGAATCTCACTGAACAATAAATGAGATTCGTTAAATAGCATATGTGACATCATATAATGAGAGCCACGCTTATCCAATAATAGAAGTTGTGTTAAAAAAAGTTTGTGAGAGAATGTACTATTTGTCTTACTATGCTGGCAAATTATAGCTGTTCTGGATTTACCCTTGCACCCCTTCTAAAAGTATGTTTAGAAGTATTCTTTTTTCAAAGGTACAAACAGCAATCAACAGTATGTTCACAATGATTATCCAAACCAGTACTACTAGTATGATGTTTCTGAATTTGAAAAATGGCTTGTGTGGAAGCTTTTATGGTGTATGTATATCTATGCAGAGCAATTGGAGATTTgtgttatatatgtaaataaaccatacttttgttttaataataatgGAACCTACCAATTAAATTAACCGGCCAAGATTTCAGATTATACTTAGTTATAGGAAATAAGATTTTGTTCATATGATCAATTCAAATGGCAAGAGACGAATGAGCAATTGATTCAATTCAATTGTATCATGAACTGCTGCTATTTCCATCTAAATTGGTGTGATCGGCCCATGAGGTTTCAATCATAAAATGGTGTGAGCTAAGTGGTTGAACAGGAAGATAAtcaatcttcttggaagggTTCATAATTTTCTGGCAAGTAAGATTGTTTGTTATGTTTTCATTAACTAGGAACAAAAGGGCAATAGATAACATATAATGTGAGGGATATAGGAATGAAATAGTcttaatattagaaaataatttgttttgtgcttttttttttttttttcttgtgcatAAGTGCTTTAACCCATTAGGTAAAAAATTAGTTCCACTTACAGTATGTGATTGCTGTTGGCtcaaaatttttttacataaaaataaaaatcaaacttaatttCTTCCGTATAATTTGTTTTGTGTTCAACACTCATCCACCATTTTTcgtatttattatcattttcagTGTAGAGGCCTAAATAAGTTAAGAGCATCTTTATCCCTGAAACGGTTTTGGATtgcataaatttttattttcacttataaATTGTATATAGAATTGTCAGTCCTTTTAAAGGCCATTAGTTTGATTATAGAAACAATTATTTCACTCTCCCTACCACTACTTTACCTTCTAAAGGTACAGCTTATTTAACAACAATGCTAATAACACAATTTTGAACATATCCTCTATTACAagttttgttgaattgattttttattttataattttctttcttgattttatagcttcaataaattttaattaataataaaatgagttACAAAGAATATGTTAGAGAATGTATTGTTAAAATATTGTTAACACTTATCTTAATCT is a window from the Glycine max cultivar Williams 82 chromosome 2, Glycine_max_v4.0, whole genome shotgun sequence genome containing:
- the LOC100818879 gene encoding transcription factor bHLH30-like; this encodes MVYSFYDKTSSSSGSDISGLFNPTLHNLGACNDLSSSPHSLVFESDKGELVKCLAAAKVGKSEICEAKALAALKNHSEAERRRRERINGHLATLRGLVPSTEKMDKATLLAEVISQVKELKKNAAEVSKGFLIPKDADEVKVEPYNDHEGGEGSMSYSATICCDFRPEILSDLRQTLDSLPLHLVKAEISTLAGRMKNVFVFTCCKENINNIDFEKCQALASTVHQALCSVMEKASASLDFSPRTSHASKRRRLCFIETSNSTCNHGSCLC